TTTCATTATTATGCTTTTATCCTTTTTGCTTACACGGCCATGTCGTGGTGtttctaagaaaaattaagttttttatattttttaattattttgatgtaataatataaaaaatatattattttaatataggaGACGAAAATACCAAAAACTACCTTTgaagcataaaaaagaaaaggaaaaggaattgAGCTGTCACCGTGAAAATCCTCTCAACAAGTCAAGTAAATCATCGGAGCGCTCACCTCACCTGTACCTGGTACCTCCATGGCAGCAGAACCAAAGAAGATCATCATAGACACTGACCCTGGAATTGGTCTGTAATTATTATATGTATCCCtttcttcctttccttctttctttttaactcCTCTAAttctcaactcttttttttttttattattattattgtttaatttcttaACATCTAGACCTTTAAATATTGATGGATTTCCCTTGAGTTTAGAAACCATTAATGAGTTAAATTATCAAGTTTaacaacactttttttttatatcaatctcTCCTTTTGTTGTCGTGGGGTTATGTTTTTGGTTGTTAAGAAAGTGGATCAATTGAAATTCTGAATCTTTAGACTTTTTCATGATCCGGGATTTGAGAAAATTTATATCTTTTGCTAAAAGAGTTGTTATTTCAATTGGTTCTGGCTCAAATTTGTCTTCTTATTGTAAAGATTTGAACTTTTGATGCGATGCAGATGACGCCATGGCAATCTTACTTGCTTTGAGATCGCCTGAAGTTGAGGTGATTGGGCTTACTACTATATATGGGAATGTTTATACCACTTTAGCCACCAGGAATGCCTTGCATTTGGtaattctttctctttctagatttgaaatttgattaacTGATTTGAACTTCCAAGGTTTATGATATAAATGATATTGAGCCATTTGCAAATTACAGTATTTCTCTGTGTGCTGTTTGTGGATTAGTTGGAGGTTGCAGGGAGGACTGATATTCCAGTTGCCGAGGGATCTCATGTCACATTAACTGTATGTACTCTTTCTTCATTGTTGAATAGATCATGTGCAATATTAGCTTcctttcagaatttttttaatccttatcTTCTGTTAGTTTCATATAAGCATTGTGTCTGCTTTGGTGAGGAAAGAAGTGTGGTTTGACTCTTTATGGTTGTTGTTTTCTAAGGACAACCTTGTGTTAATGGATTTAGTGTCTACTCATGTTGCCGCTAGTTTTCTAATATTGCGACAAGtcttttactatttattttcaaCTTCTGCTCTTTTGGTTCTAACTCTGAATTTCACACACAATATCACAATTTTCTCTGATCAAATGATGATGTAAAGATACATACTAATATGTGGCTGAGTTTCGAgaattctttttattcatgGCGTCTCTGTTTCCTGTAAAGAAAGGTACAAAACTTCGCATTGCAGATTTTGTCCATGGTGCTGATGGACTTGGCAACCAGAATTTTGACCCACCTAAAGGAAAGCCACTTGAACAGTCAGCGGCTGCTTTTCTGGTTGAGCAAGCAAAACTTCACCCAGGAAAAGTCACTGTGGTGGCATTGGGTCCCCTTACAAATATTGCTCTGGTCAGATTCTTggtcctttggatttttttagcaGATTTCATTTAGTAAATTACCTAACAGATCATCTATATTGTGCAGGCTATTGAATTAGATCCTGAGTTTTGCAAAAACATCGGGCAGATTGTTCTTCTTGGTGGAGCATTTTCAGTAAACGGGAATGTAAATCCAGCAGCTGAGGCAAATGTGAGTTGACAAATCCATGCAGTCAATCCGCTGTTGAAGTGGTCTTTGCTTTCTAGATATTGCTGTTTTAGTGGCCATATGCACATCCGAGCTTTGctgtttcttcttttattttaattttctttatgggATTTGTTATCTGTAGTGAACTTACATTTCATCTGCTCTTTTCTTGAAAGATCCTTACGTCTTGGTCTGAGACTTGAGAGAGTGTCATTAGAAAGTTTGGAAGCATAGTTTGTTGGTTAGCTGTATCACTCCTACTAATGATTTTGTGTGCACATATCCTAGACTGCTCCCCGACTCCCCCATCTCTTTATCTAACTTTCTTACTCCTGACTGGATGACCAGATATTTGGCGATCCTGATGCTGCTGATATTGTTTTCACCTGTGGAGCAGATATTTTGGCGGTGGGGATAAATGTTACCCATCAAGTTGTTCTCACAGGTGTTACTTCGGCAATTATTGTGTTACCTTAGctgatattctttttttcttcttttcttgtctttttttatgcATAAATAATCTTGGCGATCAAGACACTAAAAACACTAATACCATTTCTTAAACACGTTTATTTGTGTTACTTGTTATGCAAGAGGCAATGGTTTCTTTTACACAATTCTCTGCCAGTGTGACTCAATTTGTGTCCTTTAAAAACACCctcattgatgatttctagtTTCATTGACTTTGTTCCCTGTTTTATTTGCAGATGCTGAGCGAGACAAATTGATACAGTCAAATGGAAAATTTGCTCAGTACCTTTGCAAAATTTTAGAGGTGTACTTCTCTTATCATCATGAAGCATACAGCATGAGAGGTTTGTTTACTAAAATGCCTTCATTGATATATCCAGTGATTAAGCAGAATTGGAATCCTCAAAAAATACTAATCCTTAGTTCTGTTATTGATGTAGGAGTGTATCTTCATGATCCAACAGCACTCCTTGCAGCCGTGAATCCTTCACTTCTCACTTACACAGAAGGTGCTGTTAGAGTCCAGAGAACTGGCATCACAAGGGGACTAACATTATTATATAACAAACAGAAAAGGTAAGACTGCATGAATACTTGAAATCATTAACTTCGTCGAACTAAATGTCTTTCTAAtgattcttgttttctttttcttactatAAACCAGTTTTGGAGAAGTGACCGAATGGACTGATAAACCCACAGTTAAGGTGGCCGTGACGGTTGATGCTCCCACTGTTGTCAAGTTGTTGATGGAAAGGCTTATGGAATCATAAACTTTGCTGGCAAGAGGTCTCTGATGATTAAGGAGGCTATCATGTGGACATATATTGATTATGTGATTGTATGGTTCTTCAAATTCCgaaatttcaaaataacattTGGAGTCACGGCAACGAGCTAAACTAATGGTTTATTGCTGTTGTAGTTTTCATCACTGTATCATTTTGTACTCCGCTATTGATTCCAAATTAAGCActgcatttctttcttcttcctctctctctctctctctctctctctgttttttttttttttttttttggggggggggggggcggtgGGGGCGGTGGGGGGCACAAGGCTGTGTATCTCAtgaacaaatttttaaaaatttatgaaccCGGACTTGGATTTTGAAGCTCAACAAGCCAGGAGACGTGTGGATCTAATAGGTGAACCCATCAGTTGAACTCATTTACTcaaagtgtgtttggtattgtggtagctgttgtggttgtggtttaaaaaaagttgttttataaaaagtacttttagttgaggttggtttgaaaaaataggtgtttggttaaaactgtggttgaaattgaagttgaataaaaagtagtttaatatgtttggttaagagtgcttttgaaattgaggttataaaataattttaaaaatatatattaatactgatgatttttaatttaaattttatggatttaattattgctattacttcataaaataaataatattttatataaaattagataaaatattatcaggaataaaattgatttgatattacagtgcaagtgaatttaattcactctaaactaattttttttttaaaatatatataaaaaacaaaacacacttaaaaaaaaaaaaaaaaaaggttcacgtgaacagtgcaattcatttGCACTGTTCTCATGAACAGTGCAAATGAATTGCACTGTGCGCGTCAATTAATTTTGAGAAGCAGCCAGGAGCTGCTTCTCAAAATTCGCGTGTAAAACGCGAATTTTCATGGGGCCCACCGaaaattaattgtgttttttacatTACCAAACGTATTGTTTGCTGCGGTTGCTTCAAACGCATAAGCAACCACGCAAACAAACGGACTCTCAGTGTGTGAACTCATGGTGCGCTAGACTTATGAGAGACTGAACTGGACAGGACAATATTTGCATAAGTGAATGTCTTGTCCTATCTGTTGATATCCAGCCCATTTGGGACCGTAACGGACTCTGAACTCTGAATCAAAAaccttatatatatacacgcacTTCAATTCAAAAGACCCTCCCTTTTCAAGGCATCTCTTACTCTTCGCTTCTCTACTACTAAACCAGAGCACCACTTATTCTTTCCTTTACCTTTTCTCTTTACATTTCTTCACTCGCTAACCTGGAGAGTGACAAAGAAAACCCAAAATGGGTTCATTGGTGAAAGGAGTGATAATCCATGAGTCACTTCTAATTCAAGATCATGCCACCACCTCTTTCCACCCTCCAGCTCACTCTCTCCTCCGCAAGCTCCGCCATTCCAACCTCCACATTGGAATCTATTGCTCACCTTATCTCCTTGACAATAAGGTTTTCCCGGTGATCCTTTTATAATTCTAGTTTGTTTTCGATGAGATGGTTGTTTCAAAGAACTATTTCTTATCTGCATTTTGCTATTGGTGGGGGTACTTTAAAAAAATGGCGCAATGCAACACTCCTCTGATTGTTTTCCCTTGAATGATGAATCATCTATTGACGGTGTTAATGAGATTACACTCTCCTGGGGTGACATTGGAGGGGAAATTTTGTATCTTATTTCTAACAGCAAGAAGGATGCTATTGGTCAATTAAGCAATTTGGGTTGGATCATTGTTGTTTTCGGTGAGTTTTGTTGGTACCGTTTTGTTATTTCTAGTTATTGCTAACTTTGGTTTAGTAGCTGATGTCTGTGGATTCTGTTTTGTATCTTGTCTTTTAAGgtttcaagtttaattttttgaagctgggttcttgttctttttctcctttcttttagATGTTGAAGGTGCTGGTGCATGTGAGAATTCAGGTGTGGTTTGTATCAGTAAACTGGAAGAGTTTCCTTTGGTAATCTGCGGCTTAAATAGAAAAAGGTTAGTATGAAATGAATGATTTTTATTCAAGGAGCAAATCCATTTCTACAATTATTTACAAtgacaattttatttctttattataatgTTCTCTAACTTTTCTGCAAATTGCAATCAGGCAATTGGCGACAAAGCTGTGACTGTTGGATATATCATGAAGCCTTCTCGTGAAGAAGATTTTTCCAAGGTGAGCTCTTAACAGAGAAATTGGAAGTATTACTGATATTAGAGAAAGATTTGCGTCTTGGATCACAGATGTTTTCCAGATACGCAAAGAAGTCAATGTGAAGCCGCGGTATCCTGATTAAACTCCTGAATTGCTATTGAGAATTGATTCATTCTATTTTCTAGATCTAGATTTCAATCTGACTTAGCTCtccattgattttgttttaaaaattcagGGAAATTGTTAGGTTGTCTTGTTTATTGTACATACTCCATGTGGCATGTCTCTATCTTTACCCATGTCTAAATTGGAGTTGCGACATATGTCTATAATTGCAAGCTTATTCTTTGTCCTTGTTGCAGAGGGGTGCATTCCCCATGAACCCTGCTCCAAATGGTTTGATGTTTCTACCCCTCACATTTGAGCTTCCCCTACCAGCTCAATTACAACTCGTTGACTTAGTTCTGGTTATCTCAGTTGACTTGAGCGGTTCTTCAGAATCCACAAACAGAATTACTTTCTCTCCAGGCATGCTGGAATTGCAAACGTAATTTCAAATTCTTGTTTGTACAGTGTTATGGTGAGGATAAATCAACATGTTGCAAAATATATTTGGGTCCCTTTCTCTTACAGATATATGGAAAATCATTCTGAATCCTTTGCAATTGATCCACTCGATAAAATATATCCTGTATTGGATCGGCTAAAAGTCCAAAAAAATTCTTCTTGGGCTGGATGATCTCAACAAAGAAGGTCGCCGGGCAGTAATAGGACCCCATTTCCTAATGGTCTTTCGATCAGAatggtatttattttaaatagtaaacTGAACTCACAAATCAATGGACACAACCTGAAATGATTAGCTTTCTTGTCACTGCAAAATTAATAAGATGATTTTTGGTGTTGTTCGTTGTTTAAGCAGATGTTGCTTGGATGTTTTTCATGTAGGAACCCATTTTCATGATGCACATTAAGACTCCATTCACGCATATTCTCTTGAACATTTCACTGTTTGATCCTTAAATTTAGTTACAGCCAGAGTTCAAATATGTAGGTAAATGGTTTTAACGACCCTGATTTGGCACAAAGTCAGTTTGGAGTTAAACTATCTCTTCCGAGTATACTGAAACCTTAAGTTTCCTGTGGAGTAGCTGATGCTTACAGGATGGTAAGAATTTGATTGATTGCATATGATCTAAAATGTTAATCAGGATTTCATCTCTTTAATGCAACAGGGACCATGTAAACTTGGTTGTTTCTGTGGTCGCTAAGCTAGCTCCTTAATTATTATATCTCaacttttcatgtattttttccaattttaggAACTATACCTATCAGGTAAGATTTGTTCATCATTGTAAAGTTAGATGCTTAGAGCTGCTATCAATTTTGAATATTGAGTAAGTATCGTGGTCTGCACCAGCTGTCTGGATAAGCATCCTAGGTTACTGATCAGTCTGAGATTTGGAACTGACCGAACTGCCTAGCTCCATCATTCGGGTTTACCTGGGCACATTATTATATTTCTGACATTTTGGACGTTGTTTGTGGTTCTTTACTAGGGGACTATAGTGATTTTTAGTgcctttcttaaaaaaatataattctctcATTACAGGCAATCATCTTTAGAGT
This Populus alba chromosome 7, ASM523922v2, whole genome shotgun sequence DNA region includes the following protein-coding sequences:
- the LOC118029118 gene encoding probable uridine nucleosidase 2 isoform X1 codes for the protein MAAEPKKIIIDTDPGIDDAMAILLALRSPEVEVIGLTTIYGNVYTTLATRNALHLLEVAGRTDIPVAEGSHVTLTKGTKLRIADFVHGADGLGNQNFDPPKGKPLEQSAAAFLVEQAKLHPGKVTVVALGPLTNIALAIELDPEFCKNIGQIVLLGGAFSVNGNVNPAAEANIFGDPDAADIVFTCGADILAVGINVTHQVVLTDAERDKLIQSNGKFAQYLCKILEVYFSYHHEAYSMRGVYLHDPTALLAAVNPSLLTYTEGAVRVQRTGITRGLTLLYNKQKSFGEVTEWTDKPTVKVAVTVDAPTVVKLLMERLMES
- the LOC118029118 gene encoding probable uridine nucleosidase 2 isoform X2 encodes the protein MAILLALRSPEVEVIGLTTIYGNVYTTLATRNALHLLEVAGRTDIPVAEGSHVTLTKGTKLRIADFVHGADGLGNQNFDPPKGKPLEQSAAAFLVEQAKLHPGKVTVVALGPLTNIALAIELDPEFCKNIGQIVLLGGAFSVNGNVNPAAEANIFGDPDAADIVFTCGADILAVGINVTHQVVLTDAERDKLIQSNGKFAQYLCKILEVYFSYHHEAYSMRGVYLHDPTALLAAVNPSLLTYTEGAVRVQRTGITRGLTLLYNKQKSFGEVTEWTDKPTVKVAVTVDAPTVVKLLMERLMES
- the LOC140954214 gene encoding inositol-tetrakisphosphate 1-kinase 6-like; this translates as MQHSSDCFPLNDESSIDGVNEITLSWGDIGGEILYLISNSKKDAIGQLSNLGWIIVVFDVEGAGACENSGVVCISKLEEFPLAIGDKAVTVGYIMKPSREEDFSKRGAFPMNPAPNGLMFLPLTFELPLPAQLQLVDLVLVISVDLSGSSESTNRITFSPGMLELQT